A window from Gossypium raimondii isolate GPD5lz chromosome 7, ASM2569854v1, whole genome shotgun sequence encodes these proteins:
- the LOC105767871 gene encoding protein SCARECROW, translated as MMKGGFEVVHATLDMIQPHREPIWDFASVGFPTTSVAAAAAVSSIPRQNLENRCINLERNELSDWVEQVTKKLIDDLPAQNTDTDDHHSRTLQAPADIPMLCEDSFPPSLLGDFRPRKTVTSSDFDELQWSNVNGGNDRGLSRLDEQGLSLITLLLECAVAISIDNLGEAHRMLLELTQMASPYALSCAERVVAYFAKAMSSRVINSWLGICSPLINYKTVHCAFQAFNNVSPFIKFAHFTSNQAILEAFHRRDRVHIIDLDIMQGLQWPALFHILATRMEGPPHLTMTGMGSSMELLTETGKQLSNFAKRLGMSFEFHPIAKKFGEIDITMVRLRRGETLAIHWLQHSLYDATGPDWKTMRLMEQLGPRIITLVEQDLSHGGSFLDRFVGSLHYYSTMFDSLGAYLAADDPNRHHIEHCLLYREINNILAIGGPARSGEDKMKQWRSELAARNSFVQVPMSSNSMAQAQLILNMFPPAHGYRLVQGDGTLRLGWKDTSLFTASAWTSHISR; from the coding sequence ATGATGAAAGGAGGATTCGAAGTGGTTCATGCGACTCTAGATATGATCCAGCCTCATCGTGAACCTATATGGGATTTCGCCTCTGTTGGGTTCCCAACTACTAgtgttgctgctgctgctgctgtcaGCTCCATCCCCAGGCAAAATCTTGAAAATCGTTGCATAAACTTGGAGAGAAATGAGCTTTCCGATTGGGTCGAACAAGTTACCAAGAAGCTCATTGATGACTTGCCAGCTCAAAATACAGATACTGATGATCACCATAGCAGAACCTTGCAGGCACCTGCTGATATACCAATGTTATGCGAGGATAGCTTCCCTCCATCGCTTCTGGGTGATTTCAGGCCAAGGAAAACTGTAACGAGTAGTGATTTTGACGAGCTTCAATGGAGCAACGTTAATGGAGGGAATGATAGAGGGTTAAGTAGGTTAGACGAGCAAGGTTTAAGCTTGATAACGCTGCTTTTAGAGTGTGCTGTAGCTATCTCCATTGACAACCTTGGGGAAGCTCATCGAATGTTGCTTGAACTAACCCAAATGGCTTCTCCTTATGCTCTTTCTTGTGCTGAAAGGGTCGTTGCTTATTTCGCTAAGGCCATGTCTAGTAGGGTTATTAATTCATGGTTAGGGATATGTTCTCCTTTGATTAACTACAAAACCGTTCATTGTGCTTTTCAAGCATTCAACAATGTCTCTCCCTTTATCAAATTCGCTCATTTCACCTCTAACCAAGCCATCCTCGAAGCATTTCATCGACGTGATAGGGTTCATATCATAGACCTTGATATCATGCAAGGCTTGCAATGGCCGGCTTTGTTCCATATCTTAGCCACGCGTATGGAAGGACCTCCGCATCTCACGATGACTGGCATGGGCAGTTCGATGGAGCTTCTGACGGAGACAGGTAAGCAACTCTCGAACTTCGCTAAACGACTCGGAATGTCGTTCGAATTCCACCCGATCGCGAAGAAATTCGGGGAAATCGACATCACGATGGTTCGACTCCGAAGAGGGGAGACATTAGCTATTCACTGGCTACAACATTCACTATACGACGCTACGGGACCCGATTGGAAGACAATGAGACTGATGGAGCAATTAGGTCCAAGGATAATCACATTGGTGGAACAAGACTTGTCCCATGGTGGATCGTTCTTGGACCGTTTTGTGGGGTCTCTCCATTATTATTCCACCATGTTTGATTCACTAGGAGCATACCTAGCAGCTGATGACCCCAACAGGCATCACATCGAGCATTGCCTATTGTATAGGGAAATAAACAATATATTGGCAATAGGAGGGCCAGCGAGAAGTGGGGAAGATAAGATGAAGCAATGGAGAAGTGAACTAGCAGCAAGAAATAGCTTCGTGCAGGTGCCGATGAGCAGCAACTCGATGGCACAAGCACAGCTGATATTGAACATGTTCCCACCGGCTCATGGGTATAGGCTTGTACAAGGAGATGGAACACTTAGGCTTGGATGGAAAGATACTAGCTTGTTTACAGCTTCGGCTTGGACATCCCATATCTCTCGATAG
- the LOC105767860 gene encoding ABC transporter I family member 21 translates to MAEQACCRSGEGKENGGDSQGITVCGMQFAYELQHPLFFDFNLDIARGSRCLLVGANGSGKTTLLKILAGKHMVGGREVVRVLNRSAFHDTQLVCGGDLAYLGGSWSKTIGSAGEVPLQGDFSAEHMIFGVEGIDPVRRDKLIELLDIDLQWRMHKVSDGQRRRVQICMGLLHPFQVLLLDEVTVDLDVVARMDLLDFFKEECEQRGATVVYATHIFDGLETWATHLAYIQDGQLKRSEKLTEINELKSSENLLSVVEAWLRSETKCEKKKPSNSPAQVQKSSPFGTSPFMSSRHMAYYR, encoded by the exons ATGGCGGAACAAGCTTGTTGCCGATCAGGAGAAGGAAAGGAAAATGGAGGAGACTCGCAAGGCATCACCGTATGCGGCATGCAATTCGCCTACGAATTGCAGCATCCGCTTTTCTTCGATTTCAATCTTGACATCGCTCGTGGATCTCGTTGCCTTCTCGTCGGCGCCAACGGATCTG GGAAGACGacattgttgaaaattttagcaGGAAAACATATGGTGGGTGGAAGAGAAGTCGTGAGAGTACTAAACCGTTCGGCTTTTCACGATACTCAACTTGTTTGTGGTGGTGATTTAGCTTATTTGGGAGGATCTTGGAGTAAAACTATTGGCTCTGCT GGAGAGGTTCCATTGCAGGGAGACTTCTCAGCGGAACACATGATATTTGGAG TTGAAGGGATTGATCCTGTAAGGAGAGATAAATTGATTGAGTTGCTTGATATTGATTTGCAATGGAGAATGCATAAGGTATCTGATGGACAACGACGTCGAGTCCAAATTTGCATGGGTCTTCTTCATCCTTTTCAg GTTCTTTTGCTAGATGAGGTCACCGTGGACCTTGACGTTGTTGCGAGGATGGATTTACTTGATTTCTTTAAGGAAGAATGTGAGCAG AGAGGAGCCACAGTCGTATACGCTACCCATATTTTTGATGGTTTGGAGACATGGGCAACACATTTGGCTTACATCCAAGATGGTCAATTGAAGAGATCTGAGAAGTTAACAGAAATTAATGAGTTGAAAAGCTCAGAAAATTTGCTCTCTGTTGTTGAAGCCTGGCTTCGCTCTGAAACCAAGTGTGAGAAAAAGAAACCGTCCAATTCCCCTGCCCAAGTCCAGAAGTCCTCGCCTTTTGGTACTTCTCCTTTCATGTCGTCGAGGCACATGGCATACTACCGTTGA